In Candidatus Latescibacterota bacterium, a genomic segment contains:
- a CDS encoding ABC transporter ATP-binding protein, which translates to MTVRLTDFSIRYGSVTAVDRISVLFRPGSTGLLGANGAGKSSLIKGLLGLVSLDSGSATVLDHDVSSERREIRRLIGYMPEDDCLIPGLTGIGMVQYAGELSGMSGKDAMQRGHEVLFLTGLGEARYRKVETYSRGMKQRVKLAQALVHDPRLLFLDEPTSGMDPRGRLEMLDLIQYIAEQKEMSIVLATHILVDVERICGNVVIIDRGRLAIHGEMDSLKGSYSDAFTVRVDGDRDGFI; encoded by the coding sequence GTGACAGTCAGATTAACAGACTTTTCCATCAGATACGGTAGTGTGACAGCTGTCGACCGGATCTCGGTTTTGTTCCGTCCCGGCTCAACAGGCCTTCTCGGAGCGAATGGAGCCGGCAAATCAAGCCTGATCAAGGGGCTCCTCGGACTCGTATCGCTCGACTCCGGGTCCGCTACGGTACTTGACCATGATGTATCAAGTGAGCGCAGGGAGATCCGCCGGTTGATCGGCTACATGCCGGAAGATGATTGTCTTATTCCGGGATTGACCGGTATAGGTATGGTCCAGTATGCGGGGGAGCTTTCGGGGATGTCGGGGAAAGACGCGATGCAGCGGGGGCATGAGGTGTTGTTCCTGACAGGCCTCGGCGAAGCGAGGTACAGGAAGGTCGAGACTTATTCGCGCGGTATGAAGCAGAGAGTAAAACTTGCCCAGGCTCTGGTCCATGATCCGAGATTGCTTTTCCTCGATGAACCAACAAGTGGTATGGATCCGAGGGGCAGACTTGAGATGCTTGATCTTATCCAATACATAGCCGAACAGAAAGAGATGAGTATTGTGCTCGCCACTCATATACTTGTCGATGTTGAGAGGATATGCGGAAATGTTGTTATCATCGACAGGGGACGCCTTGCGATTCACGGAGAGATGGACTCACTGAAGGGCAGTTATTCAGATGCTTTTACAGTACGCGTGGATGGAGACAGAGATGGATTTATCG